The following is a genomic window from Neodiprion lecontei isolate iyNeoLeco1 chromosome 4, iyNeoLeco1.1, whole genome shotgun sequence.
TAAATAGTTAGAAAAATCACCAATATCTTCCGCTGGCACTGATTTTGATAAGATGGAACGCATAACAGGCGCCACGATTCCTCCAAACATTGCGATTGATACCGAGAAATACATATGCCAAGCTTTCGTTGCGAAAGCTTTTACAATTGAACCAATTAGACCGGATGTGAGACCTACGACAGCTAACAGCGTGTCTGCACTCCCTGGAATTGCAATAATTCGTTAATCGGTTAGTGCtatgtataaagaaaaaaagtttataccGTCGTATTATTTATATCGAATAACTGTTACCTGCGCTATGACCGAGTAGAGAAACTCCAAACAAAGCTGTGATGTTCAGCAAGAGACCCACGCCACTTACATAAGAATATTGTGCAACATCCCAGCCCAGTCGCGCTTTTACGAAAAGAAATCCGATGCTCGTCTCTGCTGCGATAATCATTGCGCATGTTGTAAAAATGAACATGACAAGCCAAACAACGGGTCGATGAAAACCGTATCGTTTAACTATAATACTGGTAGCAAGCTTCTTCAGCAGGGCGATTTCAAACAGCCCATGCATCTGTGATTTCTGTAGAAATACTTTCATTATAtcatcgtgtttttttttttttttcttttttttctttttatctgaCAACGAGTACCTACCTCGGTGGCACCCTTGGCTGATTCGGGAATAGTGAAGTAAATTATAAGTAGTGCCGATGCGCAACACATCGCACCTATACTGAAGACTGTTGTGTAAccacagttttgaaaaataataggCCCGCCAAAGACGCCTAATACCACCCCACCGAAAATTGATGCCTGAAGCCAAGCCATTAGCATCGTTCTGTCTTTTTCTGCCGTTGTATCAGATATGTAACACATTGCAGCCAATATTACGGTACCTGATCCACCCAGGATATACCCCGGAATTGAgggaattatcaaataccaaGGACTGACGTCCCAACTGCAGAGTAAGGATAGCAGGCCGAACATTAATGTAAAACCTGAAATGAGGATGTAGTTAGAAAATATTGCCTGTTACATTTACagacgaaagaaaattaagGTGACCGTTGGCAACGTCGACTTCGTCAAAACCAATACGAAATAATCAGCCGAAAGTACCCGTTGCATAATGGAAGCTTGATTTTTTATTGGCGCACGATAATACCGAAAGGTCAATACGAGACTGTTTCATGAGAAGATATATTCAATAGTAAAAACcgaaagataaaataatatcTCACCTGTCAAACCTCCTAGTAAGAGAGGCTTTCTTCCACCTCGGTCACTCCAAGGACCaagaaataacgaaagcactgCCGACAGTATACTTTCGATCAATGTTTTGACCATCACAATCATACTTGCTAACGGCTCGGCTTCAGCTTCCAAAAGTCTTTCTTTTATGCTACTGTCATTTGTGTGAGCCATACTGCAATCGTACGTGTGATTTGTTCCTAACGATATCAAGCACGTACGATAAACGATCAAATCCGTGAGAATGATACCTGcaaatcaaattattattcttcagTTCGATTATCGTAATTTACATATAAGAGCGAGGACAATCTGTATATACATTCAACTTCTAACATATCCCTAGTAGCCTTGCCTtatattgcaaaaatttaaaaaaactatgTGGGTAGTCTTTCTACAGAGTGGAAAGACCGATTGTGAGCGAAACGGTGCCGAGAAGATTTAATggataataaaattatctacagtataatcgattaattcCACCTTGCATTTAGGTGGGTGCTAATTTACTATTCTAAATAATTATACCTTGTGAAATAACAGAGATCGACACGAAGCAATGTTTACTAAGTACctcgtaaataaaatattttttcatcatttcatcGTGTTGCGAAATATCTAATTATTCTTAAAATCATTAGATGTTATCCTTTTTCCTACGCTCGGCCAATCACTGCAGCCGTCACGCGAGCAGGTTTAGATTATAGATATTAGATACAGTAAGTTCACAGACCCGTGAATGATTGCGAAAATGTGAGCAATGCGACTGAACATCCCAGGATTAAGAAGCGCCCGCGGCCCTTCGTTGCTTTTTTACTTCCTCCTTCTACCGGCATTTTGTAGAATTTATCCCAGCCCCTTCTTTTTACGGGCCGAtttcgaattatctgtaaACAGAAGTGACGTCAAAGTTACAATATTACATGCAGGAAGATCGTTAAACTATGCGATACGTGTACGAACGCTTTGTAATAGTTTTGTAGTAATGACTGTAAGCTATTGTTACACTTTGCCATTTGCCGTATAACGAGGTGATTAAACGTGCACTCACATGCTTTGGATATTCAAGCACGTTTATCGTAACTATAAGAATACGGTATGAAGAGGGCGTACACGATTTATTAAAGAGACTTAGGAAGATATTGGCGGCTAAACGTGGGTTAAAAATTCACTGGGGTTTATGATAAGTTGAGAAAACACACGCAaacttttttgattttcaacttatatttcacatttttgtcGACGAGAATCAGTGACATTCGTAAACAAATATTAATAACACCGGCTTGCGAAATATAACTTTTAATTTCCACCTCAAATAACACAGCTTTATTTTTAGATATTTAGgtatgtgaaattaaaatataacgCTAGTTTTTTTACAGCACatcgagatttatttttatgcatttttgaactatttttatggaaaaaaaataaaattaatataaaactGAATGTTTAGTTATAAAATGAACAGCAATAGGTTCAAACAAGATTTGAGAGACTAGATGAATCAAACAAACTTGTGAtatctttttctactttcttgAAAACTCCTTTTTAATAATGAGATGGATCGAATGGTCGGTACAAGAGAAACAGATTGAACAAGAATCTTgaagaaagtagaaaaaatattaaaagccTGTTTGACTTATCTTGTCTCTCAAGTCTTGTTTGAACCTAATGCTGTTCATTTTATATCTAAACATAcagttttatatttatttaatttttttgaaaaatgcataaCAATGAATCTCGATGTACTGTAAAAAAACTAGCGCTTAGTTTTAATTCAACATATCTAAATATCTAAAAAGAAGCATTATTACTTGGGAGGGAAATGAAAAGTTAAATTTCGCAGGCCTGTGTAATTAAGAGAAATATAGAGCGTTCAAGACAAACGCGCGTCTCGCGCATCGCTTTCTTCTTGCCAATATTTCAAGTAGCCGCatgcaaatttaaaaaattctcaaacgGTATTTCATTGAAGGGATTCGCATCCGCAGATTGAACtataaaatttgtgaaaaaacgtaaaaattaaaaaaacatcgGTCGATGATTTGAGAAACACAAAAATTTGGCAACATTTATTGTTATCTCGGTACAaaaatattactttttttatacatacgtcGGTTCAATCTGTGGAGAAAATTTGTAtgtttgtatgaaaaaaaaaaaaaaaaatgatgtcaTATCTTATGGCGTTGTTGCGTTATTGTGGCAAAACAACGAAGAACATTGTCTCGAAAAAGACGTgtgtaaattgtaaatatacatactaGTCTCGAATTTTGAACGCCCGGTTGTCTTCAACGCTCAATATCTtctttgattgaaaatttctttttaccatTACCATGATTCTCATTGACTAAAATGTGATAAAgcacttaaaaataaaaaaaaattcatatgttttttcaattgtcAATAAATGCGAAGCGAATGTTTACTCCATTTCTAGCCGTCAAAGCAAAAATGTTCGTAAAATACTGTACTAATAGAACAGATCGATAACAGAAAATGATATTTCTTGAGATTTTAAGCCTTCCTAGTCCCTTCAACGCGATATTTTCTGGCTGTTGCCCAGCC
Proteins encoded in this region:
- the LOC107223402 gene encoding tetracycline resistance protein, class D isoform X2, translated to MAHTNDSSIKERLLEAEAEPLASMIVMVKTLIESILSAVLSLFLGPWSDRGGRKPLLLGGLTGFTLMFGLLSLLCSWDVSPWYLIIPSIPGYILGGSGTVILAAMCYISDTTAEKDRTMLMAWLQASIFGGVVLGVFGGPIIFQNCGYTTVFSIGAMCCASALLIIYFTIPESAKGATEKSQMHGLFEIALLKKLATSIIVKRYGFHRPVVWLVMFIFTTCAMIIAAETSIGFLFVKARLGWDVAQYSYVSGVGLLLNITALFGVSLLGHSAGSADTLLAVVGLTSGLIGSIVKAFATKAWHMYFSVSIAMFGGIVAPVMRSILSKSVPAEDIGTVLSLAGLLEVMSPLAGAPLFTLIFSNYLPPIYPTPVFLLSTSLFALLIVCTVYTEVLIRRFRKLVYIAAPQKE
- the LOC107223402 gene encoding tetracycline resistance protein, class D isoform X1 — encoded protein: MPVEGGSKKATKGRGRFLILGCSVALLTFSQSFTGIILTDLIVYRTCLISLGTNHTYDCSMAHTNDSSIKERLLEAEAEPLASMIVMVKTLIESILSAVLSLFLGPWSDRGGRKPLLLGGLTGFTLMFGLLSLLCSWDVSPWYLIIPSIPGYILGGSGTVILAAMCYISDTTAEKDRTMLMAWLQASIFGGVVLGVFGGPIIFQNCGYTTVFSIGAMCCASALLIIYFTIPESAKGATEKSQMHGLFEIALLKKLATSIIVKRYGFHRPVVWLVMFIFTTCAMIIAAETSIGFLFVKARLGWDVAQYSYVSGVGLLLNITALFGVSLLGHSAGSADTLLAVVGLTSGLIGSIVKAFATKAWHMYFSVSIAMFGGIVAPVMRSILSKSVPAEDIGTVLSLAGLLEVMSPLAGAPLFTLIFSNYLPPIYPTPVFLLSTSLFALLIVCTVYTEVLIRRFRKLVYIAAPQKE